A DNA window from Nycticebus coucang isolate mNycCou1 chromosome 1, mNycCou1.pri, whole genome shotgun sequence contains the following coding sequences:
- the NAA11 gene encoding N-alpha-acetyltransferase 11, producing the protein MNIRSARPDDLMNMQHCNLLCLPENYQMKYYFYHGLSWPQLSYIAEDEDGKIVGYVLAKMEEDPDDVPHGHITSLAVKRSHRRLGLAQKLMDQASRAMIENFSAKYVSLHVRKSNRAALHLYSNTLNFQVSEVEPKYYADGEDAYAMKRDLSQMADELRRKLNLKEKGGYVVLSSRESRETQGGTLSGPGEVCQENLAADDSGSDSKDPNKSAESTDVQDSSEDADSAS; encoded by the coding sequence ATGAACATCCGCAGTGCTCGGCCTGACGACCTGATGAACATGCAACACTGCAACCTCCTTTGCCTTCCGGAGAACTACCAGATGAAATACTATTTCTATCATGGCCTTTCCTGGCCCCAGCTTTCCTACATCGCCGAGGACGAGGATGGGAAGATTGTGGGCTATGTCCTGGCCAAAATGGAGGAGGACCCAGATGATGTCCCCCACGGACATATCACCTCGCTGGCGGTGAAGCGTTCGCACCGGCGCCTCGGCCTGGCCCAGAAGCTGATGGACCAGGCCTCCCGGGCCATGATCGAGAACTTCAGCGCCAAGTACGTGTCTCTGCACGTCAGGAAGAGTAACCGGGCAGCCCTGCACCTCTATTCGAACACCCTCAACTTTCAGGTTAGTGAGGTGGAACCTAAGTACTATGCAGACGGGGAAGATGCGTATGCCATGAAGCGGGATCTCTCACAGATGGCAGACGAGCTGAGACGCAAGCTGAATCTAAAGGAGAAGGGCGGGTATGTGGTGCTAAGTTCCCGGGAGAGCCGGGAGACCCAGGGTGGCACACTTTCTGGTCCTGGAGAGGTCTGTCAGGAGAACCTGGCTGCTGATGACAGTGGCAGTGACAGCAAAGATCCGAACAAGTCCGCGGAGAGCACCGATGTCCAGGACAGTTCAGAAGACGCAGATTCCGCATCCTAG